From Thunnus albacares chromosome 22, fThuAlb1.1, whole genome shotgun sequence, the proteins below share one genomic window:
- the LOC122974161 gene encoding uncharacterized protein LOC122974161 isoform X3 produces the protein MEVAALCIRLLVTVSTLLCAHAQKNNPVICIVPNRLQFFQYESVTFHCEECDGSTGCKRVHESKGKIPRCATNRTESAGSSCDVVNVYPDDSGEYWCEAGGGRNSSINITVTDGSVILESPGPVMEGETVTLHCRNKTTSANLPADFYKNGLFIRTEPTGNMIIYSVSKSDEGLYKCNISGAGESPESRLAVGDSNSDTFKTVSWIIVTVLLVVLLLVVVGVHHFGKVLLCLSTPTLGSGAAEDQTVSVESHAADADNVTYASVTKTRKKKDEDEDKFSSVPIYYTLGLDETQQLAETGVSIITTDAAPSADTNSRFAEDDFYSTIQ, from the exons ATGGAGGTCGCAGCTCTCTGCATCAGACTGT TAGTGACTGTGTCGACCCTGTTGTGTGCACATGCTCAGAAAAATA ATCCAGTTATCTGTATCGTCCCAAACAGACTGCAGTTCTTTCAATATGAGTCTGTAACTTTTCATTGTGAGGAGTGTGATGGTTCAACTGGATGTAAACGTGTACATGAGTCCAAAGGGAAAATACCCCGATGTGCTACTAATAGGACGGAATCAGCAGGTTCATCCTGCGACGTTGTAAATGTTTATCCAGACGACAGTGGTGAATACTGGTGTGAAGCTGGAGGGGGGAGAAATAGCAGCATCAACATCACTGTCACTG atggttctgtgatTCTGGAGAGTCCTGGTCCTGTGATGGAGGGAGAAACTGTGACTCTGCACTGCAGAAACAAAACTACTTCTGCCAACCTCCCAGCTGATTTCTATAAAAATGGACTCTTCATCAGGACTGAGCCTACAGGAAACATGATCATCTACAGTGTTTCCAAGTCTGATGAAGGACTCTACAAGTGTAACATCTCTGGAGCTGGAGAATCACCAGAGAGCCGGCTGGCTGTCGGAG ACTCTAACAGTGACACTTTCAAAACTGTCTCATGGATCATTGTGACTGTTTTACTGGTGGTTctgttgttggtggtggtgggagtaCACCACTTTGGCAAAG TGTTGCTCTGCTTGTCCACACCGACACTCGGATCAGGTGCAGCTGAGGATCAAACAG TGTCTGTAGAATCCCATGCAGCTGATGCAGACAACGTGACATACGCTTCTGTAACAAAAACCAGGAAGAAGAAAG atgaggatgaggataaATTCTCGTCTGTACCTATTTACTACACCTTGGGCCTGGATGAGACTCAACAACTGG CAGAAACCGGAGTATCCATCATCACAACGGATGCAGCTCCCTCAGCAGACACCAACTCACGTTTCGCAGAGGATGACTTCTATTCTACCATCCAGTAG
- the LOC122974161 gene encoding uncharacterized protein LOC122974161 isoform X4: MEVAALCIRLLVTVSTLLCAHAQKNNPVICIVPNRLQFFQYESVTFHCEECDGSTGCKRVHESKGKIPRCATNRTESAGSSCDVVNVYPDDSGEYWCEAGGGRNSSINITVTDGSVILESPGPVMEGETVTLHCRNKTTSANLPADFYKNGLFIRTEPTGNMIIYSVSKSDEGLYKCNISGAGESPESRLAVGDSNSDTFKTVSWIIVTVLLVVLLLVVVGVHHFGKVLLCLSTPTLGSGAAEDQTVSVESHAADADNVTYASVTKTRKKKDEDEDKFSSVPIYYTLGLDETQQLETGVSIITTDAAPSADTNSRFAEDDFYSTIQ, translated from the exons ATGGAGGTCGCAGCTCTCTGCATCAGACTGT TAGTGACTGTGTCGACCCTGTTGTGTGCACATGCTCAGAAAAATA ATCCAGTTATCTGTATCGTCCCAAACAGACTGCAGTTCTTTCAATATGAGTCTGTAACTTTTCATTGTGAGGAGTGTGATGGTTCAACTGGATGTAAACGTGTACATGAGTCCAAAGGGAAAATACCCCGATGTGCTACTAATAGGACGGAATCAGCAGGTTCATCCTGCGACGTTGTAAATGTTTATCCAGACGACAGTGGTGAATACTGGTGTGAAGCTGGAGGGGGGAGAAATAGCAGCATCAACATCACTGTCACTG atggttctgtgatTCTGGAGAGTCCTGGTCCTGTGATGGAGGGAGAAACTGTGACTCTGCACTGCAGAAACAAAACTACTTCTGCCAACCTCCCAGCTGATTTCTATAAAAATGGACTCTTCATCAGGACTGAGCCTACAGGAAACATGATCATCTACAGTGTTTCCAAGTCTGATGAAGGACTCTACAAGTGTAACATCTCTGGAGCTGGAGAATCACCAGAGAGCCGGCTGGCTGTCGGAG ACTCTAACAGTGACACTTTCAAAACTGTCTCATGGATCATTGTGACTGTTTTACTGGTGGTTctgttgttggtggtggtgggagtaCACCACTTTGGCAAAG TGTTGCTCTGCTTGTCCACACCGACACTCGGATCAGGTGCAGCTGAGGATCAAACAG TGTCTGTAGAATCCCATGCAGCTGATGCAGACAACGTGACATACGCTTCTGTAACAAAAACCAGGAAGAAGAAAG atgaggatgaggataaATTCTCGTCTGTACCTATTTACTACACCTTGGGCCTGGATGAGACTCAACAACTGG AAACCGGAGTATCCATCATCACAACGGATGCAGCTCCCTCAGCAGACACCAACTCACGTTTCGCAGAGGATGACTTCTATTCTACCATCCAGTAG
- the LOC122974161 gene encoding uncharacterized protein LOC122974161 isoform X2 has translation MEVAALCIRLLVTVSTLLCAHAQKNNPVICIVPNRLQFFQYESVTFHCEECDGSTGCKRVHESKGKIPRCATNRTESAGSSCDVVNVYPDDSGEYWCEAGGGRNSSINITVTDGSVILESPGPVMEGETVTLHCRNKTTSANLPADFYKNGLFIRTEPTGNMIIYSVSKSDEGLYKCNISGAGESPESRLAVGDSNSDTFKTVSWIIVTVLLVVLLLVVVGVHHFGKVLLCLSTPTLGSGAAEDQTVSVESHAADADNVTYASVTKTRKKKDEDEDKFSSVPIYYTLGLDETQQLETGVSIITTDAAPSADTNSRFAEDDFYSTIQSLRAETLTEKGALKKHELCLVYHKCTFFIVPTVTDELNYILQNKSSIACVS, from the exons ATGGAGGTCGCAGCTCTCTGCATCAGACTGT TAGTGACTGTGTCGACCCTGTTGTGTGCACATGCTCAGAAAAATA ATCCAGTTATCTGTATCGTCCCAAACAGACTGCAGTTCTTTCAATATGAGTCTGTAACTTTTCATTGTGAGGAGTGTGATGGTTCAACTGGATGTAAACGTGTACATGAGTCCAAAGGGAAAATACCCCGATGTGCTACTAATAGGACGGAATCAGCAGGTTCATCCTGCGACGTTGTAAATGTTTATCCAGACGACAGTGGTGAATACTGGTGTGAAGCTGGAGGGGGGAGAAATAGCAGCATCAACATCACTGTCACTG atggttctgtgatTCTGGAGAGTCCTGGTCCTGTGATGGAGGGAGAAACTGTGACTCTGCACTGCAGAAACAAAACTACTTCTGCCAACCTCCCAGCTGATTTCTATAAAAATGGACTCTTCATCAGGACTGAGCCTACAGGAAACATGATCATCTACAGTGTTTCCAAGTCTGATGAAGGACTCTACAAGTGTAACATCTCTGGAGCTGGAGAATCACCAGAGAGCCGGCTGGCTGTCGGAG ACTCTAACAGTGACACTTTCAAAACTGTCTCATGGATCATTGTGACTGTTTTACTGGTGGTTctgttgttggtggtggtgggagtaCACCACTTTGGCAAAG TGTTGCTCTGCTTGTCCACACCGACACTCGGATCAGGTGCAGCTGAGGATCAAACAG TGTCTGTAGAATCCCATGCAGCTGATGCAGACAACGTGACATACGCTTCTGTAACAAAAACCAGGAAGAAGAAAG atgaggatgaggataaATTCTCGTCTGTACCTATTTACTACACCTTGGGCCTGGATGAGACTCAACAACTGG AAACCGGAGTATCCATCATCACAACGGATGCAGCTCCCTCAGCAGACACCAACTCACGTTTCGCAGAGGATGACTTCTATTCTACCATCCA GTCTTTGAGAGCAGAGACGCTGACTGAAAAAGGGGCTTTAAAGAAACATGAACTATGTTTAGTGTATCACAAATGTACTTTTTTCATTGTTCCAACAGTAACAGATGAactaaattacattttacagaacAAAAGCAGCATTGCTTGTGTCAGTTGA
- the LOC122974161 gene encoding uncharacterized protein LOC122974161 isoform X1 gives MEVAALCIRLLVTVSTLLCAHAQKNNPVICIVPNRLQFFQYESVTFHCEECDGSTGCKRVHESKGKIPRCATNRTESAGSSCDVVNVYPDDSGEYWCEAGGGRNSSINITVTDGSVILESPGPVMEGETVTLHCRNKTTSANLPADFYKNGLFIRTEPTGNMIIYSVSKSDEGLYKCNISGAGESPESRLAVGDSNSDTFKTVSWIIVTVLLVVLLLVVVGVHHFGKVLLCLSTPTLGSGAAEDQTVSVESHAADADNVTYASVTKTRKKKDEDEDKFSSVPIYYTLGLDETQQLAETGVSIITTDAAPSADTNSRFAEDDFYSTIQSLRAETLTEKGALKKHELCLVYHKCTFFIVPTVTDELNYILQNKSSIACVS, from the exons ATGGAGGTCGCAGCTCTCTGCATCAGACTGT TAGTGACTGTGTCGACCCTGTTGTGTGCACATGCTCAGAAAAATA ATCCAGTTATCTGTATCGTCCCAAACAGACTGCAGTTCTTTCAATATGAGTCTGTAACTTTTCATTGTGAGGAGTGTGATGGTTCAACTGGATGTAAACGTGTACATGAGTCCAAAGGGAAAATACCCCGATGTGCTACTAATAGGACGGAATCAGCAGGTTCATCCTGCGACGTTGTAAATGTTTATCCAGACGACAGTGGTGAATACTGGTGTGAAGCTGGAGGGGGGAGAAATAGCAGCATCAACATCACTGTCACTG atggttctgtgatTCTGGAGAGTCCTGGTCCTGTGATGGAGGGAGAAACTGTGACTCTGCACTGCAGAAACAAAACTACTTCTGCCAACCTCCCAGCTGATTTCTATAAAAATGGACTCTTCATCAGGACTGAGCCTACAGGAAACATGATCATCTACAGTGTTTCCAAGTCTGATGAAGGACTCTACAAGTGTAACATCTCTGGAGCTGGAGAATCACCAGAGAGCCGGCTGGCTGTCGGAG ACTCTAACAGTGACACTTTCAAAACTGTCTCATGGATCATTGTGACTGTTTTACTGGTGGTTctgttgttggtggtggtgggagtaCACCACTTTGGCAAAG TGTTGCTCTGCTTGTCCACACCGACACTCGGATCAGGTGCAGCTGAGGATCAAACAG TGTCTGTAGAATCCCATGCAGCTGATGCAGACAACGTGACATACGCTTCTGTAACAAAAACCAGGAAGAAGAAAG atgaggatgaggataaATTCTCGTCTGTACCTATTTACTACACCTTGGGCCTGGATGAGACTCAACAACTGG CAGAAACCGGAGTATCCATCATCACAACGGATGCAGCTCCCTCAGCAGACACCAACTCACGTTTCGCAGAGGATGACTTCTATTCTACCATCCA GTCTTTGAGAGCAGAGACGCTGACTGAAAAAGGGGCTTTAAAGAAACATGAACTATGTTTAGTGTATCACAAATGTACTTTTTTCATTGTTCCAACAGTAACAGATGAactaaattacattttacagaacAAAAGCAGCATTGCTTGTGTCAGTTGA
- the LOC122974211 gene encoding Fc receptor-like protein 5: protein MEVAALCIRLLVTVSTLLCAHAQKNDPVICIVPNRLQFFQYESVTFHCEEFDGSAGCKRVHESKGKIPPCGTNRTKSAGSSCDIPNVYPDDSGEYWCEAGGGRNSSINITVTGGSVILESPVHPVMEGETVTLRCRNKTTSANLPADFYKDGLFIRTEPTGNMTIYSVSKSDEGLYKCNISGAGESPESWLAVRGDSFIISHPDLHTDTHPPSDHWCHIYHVLRVVFAFAMVASLLLVVGLLRCGKLRGTKDNSCPPTCKCNCKTKENNGVNDGED, encoded by the exons TGGTGACCGTGTCGACCCTGCTGTGTGCACATGCTCAGAAAAATG ATCCAGTTATCTGTATCGTCCCAAACAGACTGCAGTTCTTTCAATACGAGTCTGTAACTTTTCATTGTGAGGAGTTTGATGGTTCAGCTGGATGTAAACGTGTACATGAGTCCAAAGGGAAAATACCCCCATGTGGTACTAATAGGACGAAATCAGCAGGTTCATCCTGCGACATTCCAAATGTTTATCCAGACGACAGTGGTGAATACTGGTGTGAAGCTGGAGGGGGGAGAAATAGCAGCATCAACATCACTGTCACTG GTGGTTCTGTGATTCTGGAGAGTCCTGTTCATCCTGTGATGGAGGGAGAAACTGTGACTCTGCGCTGCAGAAACAAAACTACTTCTGCCAACCTCCCAGCTGATTTCTATAAAGATGGACTCTTCATCAGGACTGAGCCTACAGGAAACATGACCATCTACAGTGTTTCCAAGTCTGATGAAGGACTCTACAAGTGTAACATCTCTGGAGCTGGAGAATCACCAGAGAGCTGGCTGGCTGTCAGAGGTGATTCTTTCATAATATCCCATCCAG ACCTTCACACGGACACTCATCCACCCTCAGATCACTGGTGTCATATTTACCATGTCCTGAGAGTAGTATTCGCCTTTGCGATGGTGGCTTCGCTGTTGCTGGTGGTAGGACTACTTCGCTGTGGGAAACTCAGAGGTACAAAAGATAACTCGTGTCCACCcacatgtaaatgtaactgCAAAACTAAAGAGAACAATGGAGTAAATGACGGAGAAGACTGA